In Cellulomonas wangsupingiae, the genomic window CGAGGACGACGACTGCCCGGTCGGGCGGAACCTCGCCTGGTTCGACAAGATCGAGGGCCGCGAGGACTGCGAGCCCTGCCCGCAGTGCGTGCGGACCGCCGCCACGCGCGCGGACCACCCGGTCGACGCCCTCCCGGTCTCCTGACCTGGCACTGCGTCCCTCGCCCCGGTGCCGGGTGCCACTAGGTTGACGGTCATGGACGGTCGTCGCTCCCTCGGTCAGGTTCTCCTCGGCGTGCTCGTCGTGCTCGCGGGGGTGGTGCTCCTGCTGGACCGCACGGGGGCGCTGGACGTCGACCTCGGCACCGTCGCCGCCACGCTGTGGCCGCTGGCCGTGGTCCTCGTCGGTGTGACGTCCCTGCTCCTGGTGCCGCGTGCGTGGTACGGCCCGCTGGTGATCACCGTCGCCGGCGTCGTGCTGCTGCTCGACCGGCTCGACGTGCTCGACGTGAGCGTCTGGGACTACCTGTGGCCGGTCGCGGTGATCTTCATCGGGCTCGGCATCACCGTCGGCGCGGCGGCGCGCGACGAGCAGGGCGAGCGCATCACGGCGATCGCGTTCTGGTGGGGCACGGAGCGTCGGACGCGCTCCCGCACGTTCCGGTCCGCGAGCCTGACCGCGATCATGGGCGGCGTCGAGCTCGACCTGCGGGAGGCGGACATCGACGGCACCGCGCGCGTCGACGTCTTCGCGTTCTGGGGCGGCGTCGAGATCAAGGTGCCCCGCACCTGGGAGGTCCGCACGTCCGGGCTGCCGCTGCTCGGCGCCTGGGAGAACAAGACCGAGCCCCCTGCCGGCGGGGGACCGGTGCTCGACGTGCGGCTCGTGACGATCATGGGCGGTGCCGAGATCCGGCACGGCAAGCGGTCGGTCCAGCCGGGGATCACCGACGCGCCGGTGGTCTGACCTCGCCGCGTCACCCGCCGACGTACATCAGCGCCTCGTCCAGGACGTCGGACCAGACGCCGGGATCGTCGGACACGACGGCGACCCACTCGCGCATCGGTGGGCGCCCGTCGGGGAACGGCAGCCCTTCGCCCGACGCGACGAGCGCGGCGACCCGCGCGGCCGGCAGCTTGACGACGAGGTGGTCGCCGGGCGTGAACGCCGCGATCCGGCCGTGCACGCGCAGCGTCGCGGTGCCGAAGTGGCGGCCGCCGGACGCGGGCAGGACGACGCCCGGGCGGTCGGCGAACGCCCCGGCGACGACGTGCAGGCGGGCCTCCGCCGCGGCGTGCGAGGGGGTGTCCCGTGAGGGTGTGCCCGGGTCGGCCATGCGCCGAGCGTAGGACCGGCCACCGACGCCCGCCGTGCCGGCAGGGCGGGCCGCCGTGCCTACAGGACGGGCGCCGACTGCCCGACGACCTGCGGGCCGCCGACCTCGCGGCCGCCGTCCTCGTCGTGCGCGAAGGAGTGCGCGACCCGGATGCCGGGACGACCGGGGGCCGATGCGTCGACGACGACCCGCGGGAAGGGGCGCGTCGCGTCCGCGTGGCTCGTCCACGCGACGGCCGCCGCGGTGTACCCGCCGGAGCGGGCGGCCTCGCGTGCCTCGGCGAGGCCCGAGGCCGAGGGCGCGAAGTCGAGCACCTCGATGTCGTCGCCCTCGCGGACCAGCACGAACGGCGCGCACCCGGTGGCGTCGCGGACGGCGCGGTCGAGGGCGAGCTCGAGGGCGCGCAGCGCGAGGTCCTGGACGCGCTCGGACGGCCGGTGCGGCAGGTCCTCCGGCGTCAGCGGCCGGTCCGTGTGGACCGCGATGCCGCGCCCGGGGGTCACGGCCGAGGACGCCTCGTCCGCAGCGAGCGGTGGGACGACCGGCGGTGCGACGGGAGCGGGCGGTGCGACGGGATCGAGCGGTGCCACGACGGGCGGCGGAGCCTGGTCGTCCGGCGCCTCGGTGCGCCGGTCGACGAACGTCGGCGTCCACACCTCGGGCTCCGGCGGGGCCGGCACGTGCGGGGTCCCGGCCGGTGGCGTGGTGGTGCGGGCGGGGAGCCGGCCGTGCGTGTCGTCGACGAACACCGGCACCCACGGTGCGGCGTCCTGCGGTGCCGAGGGCGGCGGTGCGGAGGGCTGTGCCTCGTCGGCGAACGCCGCCTCCCAGGCCGCGGACTCGGTGCTCGACGCGTCGGTCACCGCGGGCAGGCTGCCAATCCCGGGCGTGGCCGCCGCCGTGTCGACCTCCGGCGTCCCGGGCGCGGGGTGCGGCGTGGGCACCTCGAGCCGGCCGGCCCGCAGGTGGGCGGCGGCGCGCTCGGCGTAGTCGACGGTCCAGCGGGGGGAGCGCACCCTCCAGCGTGCGTGGGCGTCCAGCACGGGCAGGACGGGCATGTGCGGGCGAGCCGGGAGCAGGACGCCGGGGGTGGCGCCCTCGGGTCCCGGGCACATCATCCACACCGCGCCGGTGACCGACGCGACGAGCACGTCGCCCACCGCGATGCCGATCGCGGCCGCGACGCCGGCCGGTGCCGGGGCGTCGGCGGGGTGCGTCAGGAGCAGGCGCTCCCAGCGGGCGTCGAGCGCGTCCACGTCCTGCGCGTCGGTGCCGTCGTGGCGCAGCCAGTCCCGCAGCCGGTCGAGGTGCGCGGCCTCGCCGGGAGTGAGCGACCGTGCCAGCACGGGGCCCGTGGGGGCGGCGGACCTCGCCGCGATCGCGGGCGAGACGGTGTCCATGCTCGGGACATCGGCGCCTCGGGGAGCGGGCTTGAGCCCTCGGACGTGTGAGCCGTCCCGCGTCGGGGCCTTCTGCGTACCCCCGCGACGGTCGGGTGGGCCCCGTGGACGGCCCTCGGTTAGCGTGGGCGTCCGCCGTCAGGGGAGTCCGCCATCCGTCGCACCGCCATCGCCGCCGTCACCGTGGTCTCGCTCGCGCTCGGTGCGGGCGGTGGCCTGCACCTGTGGGCGTCGGCGGAGCAGCGCGAGGAGCGCGCGCTGCACGCGGCGGCGCGGGAACGGGTCGACGCGGCGCTGTCGGCCGCGCACGACGAGGCGCGGGCGCGGGCGGCTCTGAGCGCCTCGTCCCACGCCGGGGGGACCGTGCTCGCGGACGCCCGCTCGGCGCTGGAGGGCGCGGTCGCCCAGGGGCGTGCGACGCTCGACGGATCGGCGGGCGACGTCGGCGACGACGCGGTGCGCGTCGAGCTGGCCGCGCGCCTCGACGCGGCCCAGGCCGCCGCGGCGACGGCCTCACCGACCGCCGCCCGGGGCCTCGCGTCCGCCGTCGCCGCGGCGGAGCAGGCGGTGCTGGCGGCCGTCGCGGCGCAGGAGGTGCGGCTGGCCGAGGAGGAGGCGGCTCGTGCGGCGGCGTCGGCAGCCGCGCGCCGCGGGTCGTCGGGCGCGTCGGCGGGCTCGTCGTCGTCCGGGGGCGGCGACCGCTGCGCGACGACGTACGGCGGACCCGCGTTCTACACGTCGACGCCCACCGAGGGCGGCGACGGCTCGAACGGCCGGTTGGCGCCGTCGGCGCTGAGCGCGGTGTCCTGGACCCGCGACTCCCGTGGCACGCCCTTCTACCTGCGGTCCGACGCGGCAGCGGCGCTCGAGCGGCTCAACGCGGCGTTCCGGGCCGCGCTCGGCCACGACCTCGCCCTCGACCTGACCTACCGCGACTACGACACGCAGGTCGCGATGCGCGCTGCGCTGGGGTCGGTCGCGGCCGTCCCCGGCACGTCCTCGCACGGGACGGGCCTGGCGCTCGACGTCCCCGAGCTGCCGTGCGACTACGGCTGGGACTCGGCGGCGCGCGCGTGGCTGGTGGCCAACGGCCCGGCCTACGGCTGGGTGTCGCCGGCGTGGGCGCGCCAGAACGGGTCGAACCCCGAGTACTGGCACTACGAGTACCGCGGCTGAGCACCGCTCGAGGGCCGGCGCGCAGGGTCAGCGTGCCCGGTCGCGGTCCTTGCTCGGCTGCACGCGCTTGGGCTCGCCGGGCATCTTGGGGTACTCGGGCGGGTAGGGCAGGTCACCGTGGCCCTCGTCGCGCTCCTGCCGGTCCGCGAGCTCGAGCAACGAGTCCAGGCGGTACCGCGGGGCGGCGTGCGCGACGAGCGGCGCGAAGAGGTCCCCGACGGCGGCGAACCGCTCGGGCATGGTCAGGACGTCGAAGTCGTCGGGGTGGACCTGGTCGACCTCGTCCCACGTCAGCGGCGCGGAGACCGTGGCACGGGCGTTGGAGCGGATGGAGTACGCGGACGCGATCGTCCGGTCGCGGGCCATCTGGTTGTAGTCGACGAAGATCTTGCGGCCCCGCTCCTCCTTCCACCACTTCATCGTGACCTCGTCGGGCAGGCGCCGCTCCAGCTCGCGGCCGAACGCGATGGTCGCGCGGCGTGCGTCGGTGAACGACCACACGGGCTCGATCGGCACGAAGACGTGCAGACCGCGACCGCCGGACGTCTTGGGGACGCCCTGCAGGCCGTGCTCGGCGAGCAGCTCGCGGACGTGCGGGGCGACGCGGGCCGCGTCGGTGAAGTCGGTGCCGGGCTGCGGGTCGAGGTCGATGCGTACCTGGTCGGGCTTGTCCACGTCGGCCCGGACGACGGGCCACGGGTGGAACGTGAGCGTGCCCAGGTTCGCCGCCCACGCGACCACGGCCAGCTCGCTCGGGGCGACCTCGTCGGCCGTCCGCCCCGACGGGAACGCGATGCGCGACGTCTCGACGTACTCCGGCGCCCCCTGCGGGACGCGCTTCTGGTAGAACGCGTCGCCCGTCGAGTCCTGCCGCGTGGCCATCCGCGCGCCCTCGAAGACGCCCTTCGGCCAGCGCTCCAGCGTCGTCGGACGTTCCAACAGGGCGCCGAGGATGCCGTCACCGACCGTGAGGAAGTACTGCACCACGTCGAGCTTCGTCAGCCCGCGCTCCGGGAAGACGATGCGCTCCGGGCTGCTGACCCGCACCGTGCGGCCGCGCACGTCGAGCTCCACCGCCGAGGTCTGTGCCATGGCTCACACCGTAGGGCCGCGCGCCGACACGCGCCCTTCACCCGGCGGCGTCGGCCGCCTCGTGCCGGCCCAGCAGCCCGCGCTCGTGCGCGATCGTGACCGCCTCGGTGCGGCCCGACGCCCCCAGCTTGGCCAGCAGGTTCGAGACGTGCACCGACACGGTCTTGCCCGAGATGAACAGCCGCTCGCCGACCTGCCGGTTGGACAGCCCTTGCGCGACGAGCGCCAGCACCTCGGCCTCGCGGGAGGTGAGCACGTCCCCGCGCGGCTCCGCCGGGCCCCCGAGCCGCGCGCGACGGAGGAGTCCGGCGACGGCCTCGGCCAACGGGACCGCGCCGATCGCCCGGGCCTCGGCGAGCGCGGTCCCCGCCTCCGCGCCCGCCGCGGCCCGGTCCCCGGTCGCCAGCAACGCCTCCGCGAGCCGCCACCGCGTGCGCGCGGTCTCGTACCGGTGCCCGTACGAGAGCTCGGCCACCGCCGCACGCCACAGCTCCGGATCGGCGTCGCCCGCCGCCCGGGCGTGCTCGGCACGTGCGCGCGCCAGCCACGCGCGCCCCTCCGGCCCGAGCCGCCCGCCGTGCGGCCTGCCGTGCCGCGCGGTGTGCTCGACGCGCGCGAGGCGCGCACCCGCCTCCGTGAGCAGCGCGGTCACGTCGTCGCCGGCGGCGCGCCGCACGGTCGCCTCGTCGGCCACCGCCGCCAGCGCCAGCGCGGTCAGCCAGATCCCGCCCAGGTACTCCGGCGACCACAGGGACCGCATGTGGGCGTCCAGCCGGTCCGCGTACGCCCGGGCCTGCGCGGTGCGGCCCTGCCACGTCAGGGCGTCGACGGCGTTGCCGCCCGCCGTCAGCGCGAGGAGCGCGTCGCGCGGCCACCACGGCTCGAGCGCGGCGGCACGCTCGGGCACGTCGGCGTCCCCGCGGGCCGTCGCGGCGTAGAGGTCGGTGGCCGCGACGACGGCGCGCGCGTAGCCCGGCGCACCGTCGGCGTCCGCCGGCAGGGACGACAGGTCGCCGCGCACGAACCGGATCAGCGTGTCGAGCGTGCGCAGGTCGACACCGTGCGGCGCCCACGTCATCCCGAGGGCCGCGGCCCGCCGCCGCCCGGCCGCGGCGTGCTCGGCCGCGCGCGGCAGGTCGCCCGCGTAGTAGGCGTTCG contains:
- a CDS encoding M15 family metallopeptidase yields the protein MVSLALGAGGGLHLWASAEQREERALHAAARERVDAALSAAHDEARARAALSASSHAGGTVLADARSALEGAVAQGRATLDGSAGDVGDDAVRVELAARLDAAQAAAATASPTAARGLASAVAAAEQAVLAAVAAQEVRLAEEEAARAAASAAARRGSSGASAGSSSSGGGDRCATTYGGPAFYTSTPTEGGDGSNGRLAPSALSAVSWTRDSRGTPFYLRSDAAAALERLNAAFRAALGHDLALDLTYRDYDTQVAMRAALGSVAAVPGTSSHGTGLALDVPELPCDYGWDSAARAWLVANGPAYGWVSPAWARQNGSNPEYWHYEYRG
- a CDS encoding LiaI-LiaF-like domain-containing protein, translating into MDGRRSLGQVLLGVLVVLAGVVLLLDRTGALDVDLGTVAATLWPLAVVLVGVTSLLLVPRAWYGPLVITVAGVVLLLDRLDVLDVSVWDYLWPVAVIFIGLGITVGAAARDEQGERITAIAFWWGTERRTRSRTFRSASLTAIMGGVELDLREADIDGTARVDVFAFWGGVEIKVPRTWEVRTSGLPLLGAWENKTEPPAGGGPVLDVRLVTIMGGAEIRHGKRSVQPGITDAPVV
- the ligD gene encoding non-homologous end-joining DNA ligase; translation: MAQTSAVELDVRGRTVRVSSPERIVFPERGLTKLDVVQYFLTVGDGILGALLERPTTLERWPKGVFEGARMATRQDSTGDAFYQKRVPQGAPEYVETSRIAFPSGRTADEVAPSELAVVAWAANLGTLTFHPWPVVRADVDKPDQVRIDLDPQPGTDFTDAARVAPHVRELLAEHGLQGVPKTSGGRGLHVFVPIEPVWSFTDARRATIAFGRELERRLPDEVTMKWWKEERGRKIFVDYNQMARDRTIASAYSIRSNARATVSAPLTWDEVDQVHPDDFDVLTMPERFAAVGDLFAPLVAHAAPRYRLDSLLELADRQERDEGHGDLPYPPEYPKMPGEPKRVQPSKDRDRAR